CGAGCAGTAACGCAAAATGATGGATCTCACGCGGCTCTCCGCTTTCCAGCACAAAGCCGCAATGCGTACGCGTGCCCTCGCGAATTAGGTGATGATGAACTGCCGAAACGGCGAGCAATGCGGGGATCGGCACGCGGTATTCGCTCATTTGGCGATCGGAAAGGATCAGGATATCGTACCCGTCCGCGATCGCTTTGCTTGCGAGATGACAAAGCCCGTCAAGAGCCCATTCGAGGCCCTGAGCACCGTGTTCGCGGTCGAAAAGCATCGGAAGCGTGATCGAGCGAAAACCAAATTTGCCGAATGAGCTCTCTGAGTCGCCGAGTAATCGAAGTTTTTCTAACTCAGCGTTGTTCAGAATGAACGAGTTTAGCTTTATCTGCCGCGCACATTCCGGGATCGGCTCCAAAAGATTGTATTCCGGCCCGATGGTCGTGTCGGTCGAGGTGACGATCTCTTCGCGAATGGCATCGATCGGCGGATTCGTTACCTGTGCAAATAGCTGTTTGAAATAGTTATAGATCAGCTGCGGTTTTTTAGACAGCACTGCCAAAGGCGTGTCGTTGCCCATAGAACCGATGGCTTCCTCGCCTTTTTCGAACATGGGAGCGAGCAATATTCGAAGCTCTTCGTCTGTATATCCAAAAGCCCGTTGGCGAGCCAGAACTGTTTCGTGATCCGGCTCGTGGACGAAGGGCGGATGCGGTATGTCGTTGATGCTGATAAGGTTATCGTCGAGCCATTGGCGATACGGTTCGCCGCTCGCAACCTTATGTTTGATCTCTTCGTCATCGATGATCCGGCCCGCTCGCGTGTCGATGAGAAACATTTTCCCGGGCTGGAGCCGACCTTTTTTGACGATCTCGGCCTGATCGATCTCAAGAACGCCTGTCTCTGACGCCATCACGACCAGTCCGTCTTTCGTCACGCAGTAACGCGAAGGCCGCAGCCCGTTTCGATCTAAGACGCCGCCGATGATCTCGCCGTCGGTGAATGTGATCGACGCCGGGCCGTCCCACGGTTCGATGAGGCAAGAGTGAAATTCGTAGAACGCTCGTTTCTCATCGCTCATCCGGTCGCCGTCGAACATCGGTTCCGGGATCATCATCATGATCGCGTGCGGCAATTCGCGGCCCACGAGCGTAAAGAACTCGAGCGAATTGTCGAATGCTCCGGAATCACTCGTGTCGTCATCAACAACATGCAGAACTTTCTGCAGATCGTCGCCAAACAACGTCGAACGCATTCGCCTTTCCCGAGCGTGCATCCAATTCACGTTGCCGCGAAGCGTGTTTATTTCGCCGTTGTGAGCGATGTAGCGAAGCGGTTGGGCCCGATTCCAGTTTGGCATTGTGTTCGTGCTGAAACGCGAGTGGACAAGTGCCAATCCGCTTTCGAAACGTTCGTCGAGAAGGTCGGGATAAAACTCGCGAACCTGCTCGGTCGTTAGCATTCCCTTGTAAACGATGGTCTTAGACGAAAAGCTCGCTGCGTAGAATCTCTCCGCGAGATCCTGCTCCGCACGGGTTATCAACTCTTTTGCCCAGCGGCGGATGACGAATAGTTTGCGTTCGAAGTGGGCGTCATCGGCGATGCTCTCGCCTTTACCGATAAAGATCTGACGGATGAAGGGCTGCGAGCTTTTCGCGGTTTCGCCCAGCGTTGCGTTGTCCGTCGGTACATCCCGCCAACCGAGGAACCGCTGGCCTTCTTCCTCGATCGTTTTGAGCAGGATGTTTTGGCATAGCTCACGCTTTTCTTCGTCCTGCGGCATGAAGAACATGCCGACGGCGTATTCGCCTGGACCTGGGAGATCGAAGCCAAGACGTGAGCATTCGTCAACGAAAAACTTATGTGGAATTTGAGTGAGGATACCAGCGCCGTCGCCGCTGTTTTCCTCGGCACCGCGGGCTCCGCGATGTTCCATCCGGCACAGGATGCTTAGGCAATCTTTTACGATCTGGTGGGATCTGCGGCCCTGTATGTCCGCAATAAGGCCTACGCCGCAAGAGTCGTGTTCAAATTGCGGATCATATAAACCATGGTCATCATTGAAAGTCAGGTCGCTTTCGAGCATTAATTAAAAATAATAATTGTGGCTGCTTTAAGGTTCATTTCCGCAAATTAGGACTATCAGTGGTAAGGTTATAGCATAGATATTTTATAAATCAAAGTAATAATGTTATGGAATGCATAACGCTACATTATTGTAAGAATGTCTGAACAACTTGTTAACGTATGGTTGATGAGTGCTTTCGTGACCGGGTATCGTGAAATCAACTTCTTCTCTCCGACCTCTGCGAATAGCTCCGTGAACTCTGCGTTGATCAATCGTTCAGAATTTTTCAACGCAGAGGGAACGGAGAAAGACGCTGAGTTCGCGGAGGCAGTGATCCTAGCTTTGATTTCTATCTGGTATAAGGGCTTGCTGGTCCGCGAAATGGCGGTTTTCATCAGAACCTGTTAAATTAGCTAAGTTTATGGACCAGGAAAAATTAGATCTACTACGCGAAGCACTTCCCTATATCCAACGATTTCAGGGGAAGACTTTTGTTGTGAAGTTTTCGGGAAAGGTCACAGAGGATAGGGAAAATCTCGCATCGCTTGCCGAGGAGCTGGCGTTGATGCACGAGGTCGGCATTCGCGTCTGCGTTATCCACGGCGGCGGCAAACAGCTCACGGAACTCGCAAAAAAGCTCGGCGTCGTTCAGACGGTCATCGAAGGACGGCGTGTGACCGACGACGATACGCTCGACCTCGCGAAGATGATCTTTCGCGGGAAGATCAATACTGAGATCCTCGCTCAGTTTCGACGACGCGGGATCAGAGCAGTCGGTCTCTCAGGCGTTGATGGGGGTGTTGTAAAGGCGATAAAGCGTCCGCCGAGAGAGATGCTAAACAAAGAGACCGGCGAAACGGAGACGATAGATTTCGGGCATGTGGGTGATGTGGTCGAGGTTGATGCCTCGCTCATAAATACGTTGCTCGATAGCGGTTATCTGCCACTCATCTCGTCGCTCGGTGCGGATGATGATGGCAAGATATTTAATATCAACGCCGACACCATCGCCTCAGAGATTGCCGCGAGCCTCGGAGCAGAGAAACTTATCCTGCTATCCGACGTCAACGGGATCTATCTCAACGCCGGGGACGAAGACACGAAGCTTTCCCGGATAACCGTCGATGATGCCCGCCACATGATCGCGTCGGGCCGAGCGACGGGCGGCATGATCCCTAAGCTGGAAAGCCTTATCGACCTCCTCAGCCGCGGCGTTAAGTCCGCGCATATCATCAGCGGTACCGCGAGAAATGCGACTCTTGCAGAGGTCTTTACTGATCAAGGAACGGGAACAATGATCGTAGAGAAATAGACTGGAGCGCGAGCATCTTGCTCGCCACCCTCACGGGTGAGCAAGATGATCACCCACAATAAAGTTTCGATGGATCTGGCTCTTCGAGGTTAGCTTGTCACACGTTTGACCAATCTCACGAATACCTCTACCAATTTCGCCGAAAGGTTCTGAAAACCGCCCACTTTCCTCTACCAATCGATCATCGGTTCCAGGCCGTTGTGGCACGTGCCACATTCTTAAAACCCAGTGTTTACGGCGTTCCAGCCTTCCTTTCTGCAAAAGTGTGAAGCGATTCACACTTTTAATACGGTATTTTTTGGTAAACTTCGGCAAAAAGTAAAAAATACAAAAAGTCACAAAAAAAAGCTGCCCTTTCAGACAACTCTTTCTTTAAATATGGTGCTCAGGGGGGGACTCGAACCCCCACGGATTACTCCACACGCCCCTCAAACGTGCGCGGCTACCAATTACGCCACCTGAGCTTGTATTGTCAAAAAAACTACTTGTTCGCCGCTGGTTTTGCGGGAGGCAGAACCGCAGTCGCCTTTCCGCCAGCAGGAGCCGAGTTTGTGTTCGAGTTGGCATTCGCTGCCGGAGCATTCGCGGCCGGCACATTTGCCGACGGGGCCGAATTAGCATTCGAATTTGTATCGGCTACCGGAGCCGTATTCGCGTTTGCGTCAGCCGGAGCAGTATTC
This sequence is a window from Acidobacteriota bacterium. Protein-coding genes within it:
- the argB gene encoding acetylglutamate kinase, translated to MDQEKLDLLREALPYIQRFQGKTFVVKFSGKVTEDRENLASLAEELALMHEVGIRVCVIHGGGKQLTELAKKLGVVQTVIEGRRVTDDDTLDLAKMIFRGKINTEILAQFRRRGIRAVGLSGVDGGVVKAIKRPPREMLNKETGETETIDFGHVGDVVEVDASLINTLLDSGYLPLISSLGADDDGKIFNINADTIASEIAASLGAEKLILLSDVNGIYLNAGDEDTKLSRITVDDARHMIASGRATGGMIPKLESLIDLLSRGVKSAHIISGTARNATLAEVFTDQGTGTMIVEK